Proteins encoded together in one Yersinia mollaretii ATCC 43969 window:
- the mazG gene encoding nucleoside triphosphate pyrophosphohydrolase yields the protein MNKNQSTPDTTALALQRLLDIMRTLRDPEQGCPWDRKQTFDTIAPYTLEETYEVLDAIQRKDFDDLRDELGDLLFQVVFYAQMGQEQGLFAFDDVCHAISDKLVRRHPHVFPDEAQQAAEGTIGSEAALAGWESRKAEERAEKALYSALDDIPDALPALMKAHKIQKRCASVGFDWDTLGPVLDKVYEEIDEVMFEARQAVVDDEKLGEEIGDLLFATVNLSRHLGHKAENALQAANRKFERRFRQVEQIVTASGQTMESATLDEMEAAWQQVKKQETEM from the coding sequence ATGAATAAAAATCAATCCACACCTGATACTACCGCTCTAGCTCTGCAACGTTTGTTGGATATTATGCGCACTTTACGTGACCCGGAGCAGGGTTGTCCGTGGGATCGCAAACAGACATTTGACACTATCGCTCCTTATACGTTGGAAGAGACTTACGAGGTGCTTGACGCGATTCAGCGCAAGGATTTTGACGATCTACGTGATGAACTGGGTGATTTGCTGTTTCAGGTGGTGTTTTATGCCCAAATGGGGCAGGAGCAGGGGCTGTTTGCGTTTGATGATGTGTGTCATGCCATCAGCGACAAACTGGTGCGCCGCCATCCACATGTGTTCCCAGATGAAGCGCAGCAGGCCGCCGAGGGGACGATAGGCAGTGAGGCTGCACTGGCTGGTTGGGAATCCCGTAAAGCAGAAGAGCGGGCCGAGAAGGCGCTGTATTCGGCCTTGGACGATATCCCCGATGCGCTACCGGCGTTGATGAAAGCCCATAAAATCCAGAAACGCTGTGCCTCGGTGGGATTTGATTGGGATACGCTAGGGCCAGTGCTGGATAAAGTCTACGAAGAGATCGATGAGGTGATGTTCGAGGCGCGGCAGGCGGTGGTGGATGATGAGAAACTGGGTGAAGAAATTGGCGATTTGTTGTTTGCTACGGTGAACTTATCCCGCCATTTAGGCCATAAAGCGGAAAATGCCTTACAGGCCGCCAATCGTAAGTTTGAACGTCGTTTTCGTCAGGTAGAACAAATAGTTACAGCATCAGGTCAGACCATGGAGAGTGCTACGCTTGATGAAATGGAAGCCGCCTGGCAACAAGTTAAAAAGCAAGAAACTGAAATGTAA